Proteins encoded within one genomic window of Desulforegulaceae bacterium:
- the gyrA gene encoding DNA gyrase subunit A has product MSEEPKSSEISIEKEMQQSYLDYAMSVIIGRALPDVRDGLKPVHRRILFGMHEQRNDYNKAYKKSARIVGEVIGKFHPHGDSAVYDAIVRMAQNFAMRYPLVDGQGNFGSIDGDSPAAMRYTEVRMKKISHEILADLEKETVDFIPNYDESIYEPTVMPSRLPALLVNGSSGIAVGMATNIPPHSLNEVSDALIELIDNPEITIDEILEIIPGPDFPTGGIIYGINGIRDAYHTGRGIIKIRSEIFEENDGSGTVLISNEIPYQVNKSRLIEKIAELQRDKVIEGIRYVRDESDKDGIRVAVALKRDAIPEIVKNQLYKHTQFEVSFGINFLAVVDRRPEQMNIKEILSHFIRHRREVVIRRTKFDLKKAEARAHILEGLKIALDNIDEVVALIRAANSPEEAKTGLIERFSLSEKQAQAILDMRLQRLTGLERGKIEEEFQALLKDIAWYRRILTEEPLVYQIIKDEISQIKTEFGDERRTRIVTSTADIDIEDLIAREEMVVTVTRTGYIKRTPLSTYQSQRRGGKGKIAMSVREEDFIAHLFVASTHDMFLFFTNFGKVYWSKVYELPEAQRSGRGKAIVNLLDLEQGESLATILNVSSFEEGHYLLMATKNGYVKKTDLMAYSRPRAGGIIALTLGDDDELIAVRMTNGDKNVFLGSEKGKMIRFNESDVRPTGRPSRGVIGLRMAEGDSIVGVEVSESDEKTVFAATELGYGKRTLSEAYPLRRRGGKGVINIKTSGRNGDVVGMLLLDENDEIMLISDKGKLIRMHAYDISTVGRNTLGVRLITLSDDEKLIGVARIEEKEEDDSDLEDDSDLEDDSDLEDDSDLEDDSDLEDDSDLEDDSDLEDESDLEDESDLEDESDLEDDDENFEKSDNEDE; this is encoded by the coding sequence GGATTACGCCATGAGCGTTATCATAGGAAGGGCTCTTCCAGATGTTAGGGACGGATTAAAGCCTGTTCATAGACGAATCCTTTTTGGTATGCATGAACAAAGAAACGATTATAACAAAGCTTATAAAAAATCAGCAAGAATTGTAGGTGAGGTTATTGGTAAGTTCCATCCCCACGGTGATTCTGCTGTATATGATGCAATAGTTAGAATGGCTCAGAATTTTGCCATGAGATATCCTCTTGTGGACGGGCAGGGAAACTTTGGTTCCATTGACGGAGATTCTCCTGCTGCAATGCGTTATACAGAAGTAAGAATGAAAAAGATTTCCCATGAAATTCTTGCTGACCTTGAAAAAGAAACTGTAGATTTTATTCCAAACTATGACGAGTCTATTTATGAGCCTACTGTAATGCCTTCAAGATTGCCTGCTCTTCTTGTGAACGGCTCATCTGGTATTGCAGTTGGAATGGCGACAAATATTCCTCCACATAGTTTAAACGAAGTTTCTGATGCACTTATTGAGTTGATAGATAATCCTGAAATTACAATTGATGAAATTCTTGAAATCATTCCTGGTCCGGATTTTCCCACAGGCGGAATAATTTACGGAATAAACGGAATCAGAGACGCCTATCATACAGGCAGGGGAATTATCAAGATCCGTTCAGAAATTTTTGAAGAAAATGACGGTTCAGGAACTGTACTTATATCAAATGAAATTCCCTACCAGGTTAACAAGTCTAGGCTGATTGAAAAAATCGCCGAGCTTCAAAGAGATAAGGTTATTGAGGGAATAAGATATGTAAGAGACGAGTCAGACAAGGACGGAATCAGAGTTGCTGTAGCTTTGAAAAGAGACGCTATTCCTGAAATTGTTAAAAATCAGCTTTATAAGCATACTCAGTTTGAAGTAAGTTTTGGTATAAACTTTCTTGCTGTGGTGGACAGAAGACCTGAACAAATGAACATTAAGGAAATTTTGTCCCATTTTATCAGGCATAGAAGAGAAGTTGTTATAAGAAGAACCAAGTTTGATCTTAAAAAAGCTGAAGCAAGAGCTCATATTTTAGAAGGTCTTAAAATTGCCCTTGATAATATAGACGAAGTTGTTGCTCTTATCCGTGCAGCCAATTCTCCTGAAGAAGCCAAAACAGGGCTTATTGAAAGATTTTCTCTTTCTGAAAAACAGGCTCAGGCAATTTTAGATATGAGACTTCAAAGGCTTACCGGGCTTGAAAGAGGTAAAATTGAAGAAGAATTCCAGGCTCTTTTAAAAGATATTGCCTGGTATAGAAGAATTCTTACAGAAGAACCTTTAGTATATCAGATTATTAAAGATGAAATTTCCCAGATTAAAACTGAATTTGGAGATGAAAGAAGAACAAGAATTGTAACCTCTACCGCAGATATAGATATTGAAGATCTTATTGCTAGAGAAGAGATGGTTGTTACAGTTACAAGAACTGGTTATATCAAGCGTACTCCTCTTTCAACATATCAGAGTCAAAGAAGAGGCGGTAAAGGAAAAATAGCAATGTCTGTAAGGGAGGAAGATTTTATTGCCCATCTTTTTGTGGCTTCCACCCATGATATGTTTTTATTCTTTACAAACTTTGGTAAAGTGTATTGGTCAAAGGTTTATGAACTTCCTGAAGCTCAACGTTCAGGTAGAGGCAAGGCTATTGTTAATTTGCTTGACCTTGAGCAAGGAGAGTCTCTTGCTACAATTTTAAATGTTTCTTCTTTTGAAGAAGGCCATTATCTTCTTATGGCAACTAAAAATGGCTATGTCAAAAAAACCGATCTTATGGCCTACTCAAGACCAAGAGCTGGAGGAATAATTGCCCTTACTCTTGGCGATGATGATGAACTCATTGCTGTGAGAATGACAAACGGAGACAAAAACGTTTTTCTTGGTTCAGAAAAAGGGAAAATGATTCGTTTCAATGAAAGCGATGTAAGACCAACAGGAAGACCTTCTCGCGGTGTTATAGGACTTCGGATGGCAGAAGGAGATTCAATTGTTGGTGTAGAAGTTTCTGAAAGCGATGAAAAGACAGTTTTTGCTGCAACAGAGCTTGGGTATGGAAAAAGAACCTTGTCTGAGGCTTATCCCTTAAGACGAAGAGGCGGAAAAGGTGTGATAAACATCAAGACTTCGGGCAGAAACGGTGATGTTGTAGGCATGCTTCTTCTTGATGAAAATGATGAAATTATGCTTATATCTGATAAGGGTAAACTTATAAGAATGCATGCGTATGATATTTCAACTGTTGGAAGAAACACTCTTGGTGTAAGGCTTATAACTCTCTCGGATGATGAAAAGCTTATTGGGGTAGCAAGAATTGAAGAAAAGGAAGAAGATGATTCAGATTTAGAAGATGATTCAGATTTAGAAGATGATTCAGATTTAGAAGATGATTCAGATTTAGAAGATGATTCAGATTTAGAAGATGATTCAGATTTAGAAGATGATTCAGATTTAGAAGATGAGTCAGATTTAGAAGATGAGTCAGATTTAGAAGATGAGTCAGATTTAGAAGATGATGATGAGAACTTTGAGAAAAGCGACAATGAAGACGAATAA
- a CDS encoding NAD(P)H-dependent glycerol-3-phosphate dehydrogenase, protein MMSINEEFKETKISVIGAGSWGTSLANLLGVKGFKVKLWCYEKEILDSINTTRENKVYLPEITLSRNIIPDTSLERVLAGTNLVVLVVPSHVMRETLEKIKPFLTKEMIFISASKGIENHTYKTMTQVIEEVLEIEPSNCGVLSGPSFARELGELKPTVVTIASKDPDTATYVQKVFASTYFRVYTSEDTIGVEVGGAVKNVIAIASGVADGMRLGLNARAALITRGLVEIRRIGLAMGANPHTFSGLSGVGDLILTCTGSLSRNHTVGFKLGEGKKLDDILKEMRMVAEGIKTAKSVYNLSKKLKIELPICEEIYNILYNEAKPSRSVERLMTRRLKNEIDFNFDV, encoded by the coding sequence ATGATGAGTATAAATGAAGAATTCAAAGAGACCAAAATATCTGTAATTGGAGCAGGAAGCTGGGGTACCTCACTTGCAAATCTTCTTGGAGTGAAAGGTTTTAAGGTAAAACTCTGGTGTTATGAAAAAGAAATTCTTGATTCAATAAATACAACCAGGGAAAACAAAGTTTATCTTCCCGAAATAACACTTTCAAGAAACATTATTCCTGATACCAGTTTAGAAAGGGTATTGGCTGGAACCAATCTTGTTGTACTTGTTGTTCCTTCTCATGTGATGAGAGAAACCCTTGAAAAAATCAAACCTTTTTTAACAAAAGAAATGATTTTTATTTCTGCATCCAAGGGAATAGAAAATCACACCTATAAAACAATGACCCAGGTAATTGAGGAGGTTCTTGAAATAGAGCCTTCCAATTGCGGAGTTTTATCAGGCCCAAGTTTTGCCAGAGAACTTGGAGAGTTAAAACCTACGGTGGTTACCATTGCTTCAAAAGATCCTGATACTGCAACTTATGTCCAAAAGGTCTTTGCATCCACATATTTCAGGGTTTATACAAGTGAAGATACAATTGGGGTTGAAGTTGGAGGAGCTGTTAAAAACGTAATAGCCATAGCATCAGGGGTGGCCGATGGAATGAGGCTTGGACTTAATGCAAGGGCGGCTCTTATTACCAGAGGCCTTGTTGAAATAAGAAGAATCGGTCTTGCAATGGGAGCAAATCCCCATACATTTTCCGGACTTTCAGGAGTAGGGGACTTAATTTTAACATGTACAGGCAGTCTCAGTAGAAACCATACAGTTGGCTTTAAACTTGGTGAAGGCAAAAAATTAGATGATATCTTAAAAGAAATGAGAATGGTTGCTGAGGGGATAAAAACAGCTAAATCTGTTTATAATCTAAGTAAAAAACTTAAAATTGAACTTCCAATCTGTGAGGAAATATATAACATATTGTACAATGAGGCTAAGCCTTCCAGGTCTGTTGAAAGACTGATGACAAGAAGACTTAAAAACGAAATTGATTTTAATTTTGATGTTTAG
- the radC gene encoding DNA repair protein RadC, with amino-acid sequence MQESKKKKNTNLGHRQRLREKFFETGISGFHDYEIIEILLTLGTPIKDCKPMAKELLEKFKTLPRVLEAPLKELKSVKGIGENNVFPLVFVKSAAEIYLKRKVENKDILSCSEDVFNYLYFSMREKDKEIFKVIFLNSKNQIIGIEDMHEGSIASSAVYPREIIKSSLEKSASALIFAHNHPSGSVDPSKSDVLITRRLVHACLNMDIRVHEHLIIGNNKYFSFADDGYIRKFTEEFIRFEKENLNG; translated from the coding sequence ATGCAGGAAAGTAAAAAAAAGAAAAATACAAATTTAGGCCATAGACAAAGACTTAGGGAAAAATTTTTTGAAACAGGTATTTCTGGTTTTCATGATTATGAAATAATTGAAATACTCTTGACTCTTGGGACTCCCATAAAAGATTGCAAGCCTATGGCAAAAGAACTTTTGGAAAAATTCAAAACTTTACCCAGGGTTCTTGAAGCTCCCCTTAAAGAACTCAAATCTGTAAAAGGAATTGGGGAAAACAATGTTTTCCCCCTTGTTTTTGTAAAATCAGCTGCAGAAATTTACTTAAAGAGAAAAGTTGAGAACAAAGATATTTTGTCCTGTTCTGAAGATGTTTTTAATTATCTTTATTTTTCCATGAGAGAAAAGGATAAGGAAATCTTTAAAGTAATTTTTTTAAACTCCAAGAATCAGATTATAGGGATAGAAGATATGCATGAGGGCAGTATTGCATCCAGTGCTGTTTATCCCAGGGAAATTATTAAATCTTCTCTTGAAAAAAGTGCATCAGCTCTTATTTTTGCCCATAATCATCCTTCAGGCTCTGTAGATCCTTCAAAGTCTGATGTTTTAATAACAAGAAGACTTGTTCATGCCTGCCTTAATATGGATATAAGAGTGCATGAGCATCTTATAATAGGAAATAACAAATATTTCAGCTTTGCAGATGATGGCTATATAAGGAAATTTACCGAAGAGTTTATAAGGTTTGAAAAAGAGAATTTAAATGGATGA
- a CDS encoding VTT domain-containing protein has product MGTKFSKKIYIKLGIILSFLVLVSLLYIYRDNIFFIEIFSKREKFIKKIESYGFMAPFVFIFIQSIQVIIAPIPGQISGLVGGYLFGAFKGFMISSFALTLGSVFNFLIARYTGRDIIKLILPERYFQKFENFFEEEGKIFVFALFLFPGFPKDYFCFFLGVTNIRFLVFFLFTFIGRMPGTLLLSIQGEMLYHGSYFTTGIIAVIMGTISFLLIFFRKKIHQKFKKDYKL; this is encoded by the coding sequence ATGGGGACTAAATTTTCAAAAAAAATCTATATTAAGCTTGGAATTATTCTAAGCTTTCTGGTTTTAGTTAGTCTTTTGTATATTTACAGGGACAATATTTTTTTTATTGAAATTTTTTCAAAAAGGGAAAAATTTATAAAAAAGATTGAATCCTATGGTTTTATGGCTCCATTTGTTTTTATTTTCATCCAATCAATCCAGGTTATTATTGCTCCAATTCCAGGTCAAATTTCAGGGCTTGTTGGCGGGTATTTGTTTGGGGCATTCAAAGGGTTTATGATTTCAAGTTTTGCTCTTACACTTGGCTCTGTTTTTAATTTTCTAATTGCAAGATACACAGGGCGAGATATTATAAAATTAATTCTTCCTGAAAGATATTTTCAAAAATTCGAGAATTTTTTTGAAGAAGAAGGGAAAATTTTTGTTTTTGCTCTTTTTCTGTTTCCAGGTTTTCCTAAAGATTATTTCTGTTTTTTCCTTGGAGTAACAAATATAAGGTTTTTAGTTTTTTTTCTTTTTACTTTTATTGGAAGAATGCCCGGAACTTTGCTTTTAAGTATTCAGGGAGAAATGCTTTATCACGGGAGCTATTTTACAACAGGTATTATTGCAGTTATCATGGGTACAATTTCCTTTCTTCTTATTTTTTTCAGAAAAAAAATTCACCAAAAATTCAAAAAAGACTATAAACTTTAA
- a CDS encoding N-acetyltransferase, giving the protein MTPILRHATLKDVKKIHKLINSFAAKGQMIGRPLSQLYDHLRDFWVFEDHDTKEIIGCCALQFCWESLAEIRSLAVNSDYHKKGIGRALVSKVMEEANQYGMTHVFTLTYQPGFFKKFDFKIIDKSELPLKIWADCIHCVKFPDCDETAMMNTIPVDTDPRYKFC; this is encoded by the coding sequence ATGACTCCGATTTTAAGACACGCAACCCTTAAAGATGTTAAAAAAATTCATAAACTTATAAATTCTTTTGCAGCAAAAGGACAAATGATTGGAAGGCCCTTAAGCCAGCTCTACGATCATTTGAGAGACTTCTGGGTGTTTGAAGATCATGATACAAAAGAGATAATTGGATGTTGTGCCCTTCAGTTTTGTTGGGAAAGTCTTGCTGAAATAAGATCTCTGGCTGTAAACTCAGACTACCATAAAAAAGGAATAGGCAGGGCTCTTGTTTCAAAAGTAATGGAAGAGGCAAACCAGTATGGAATGACCCATGTATTTACGCTTACATACCAGCCTGGTTTTTTTAAAAAGTTTGATTTTAAAATAATTGATAAATCAGAACTCCCGCTTAAAATATGGGCTGACTGCATTCATTGTGTAAAATTTCCTGACTGCGATGAAACAGCAATGATGAACACTATTCCAGTTGATACAGATCCTAGGTATAAATTCTGTTGA
- a CDS encoding PBP1A family penicillin-binding protein, with amino-acid sequence MAFKFLKKILPSVLFICAGITLGGSIGLYMFKLPDLNEVKRLETYTPPLITKIYSADNQLISQLYTERRIHLNLENFSPYLIDALLATEDRRFFHHSGISPKGIARAFVKNITTRSFTQGASTLTQQLAKTLFLSPEKKIKRKLIEIILSYQIERKYTKNEILALYLNQVYFGSGAYGAESAALTYFNKSANDLNIAEAALIAGLPKAPSYLSPLVNPDETLKRRNQVLKNMLAENKISRQEYDESIVSEIVLETKSISTKQYAWFTSVVRSKLEEELGYELLYKSGLEIHTSLNSKIQNAVQKSIEKNMPLIEKRMKAKNINSQPECAVIAIDISTGKILALSGGKDYSTSKFNRALYAKRQPGSAFKPFIYAQAIKEGYQQNTSLRDVPTVFNLYGNKDWKPNNFSKTFSGETTIRKALTLSKNIPVVRLLDTLKPENFVSFAKEFGFTTKLSPTLSLALGSYETTLVELTSAYSVFPARGYYKKPWYIDSIAKGEEILYSKNQEIAKRVCSEREAAVMVNLLQAVIEEGTGRRAQIKGYPLGGKTGTTDNYKDALFIGFSPSIALGVWVGCDDNSSLGHLETGARTALPIWKDVMKYIADSRKYPEYFPIPDNIEYKKFDPDSGEIIDSKDKKGVIGIFIPE; translated from the coding sequence ATGGCTTTTAAGTTTTTAAAAAAGATTCTTCCTAGTGTTTTGTTTATTTGTGCCGGCATAACTCTTGGGGGCAGCATAGGTCTTTATATGTTTAAACTTCCTGACTTAAATGAAGTTAAAAGGCTTGAAACATACACCCCGCCTCTTATTACAAAAATCTACTCGGCTGACAACCAGCTTATAAGCCAATTGTATACTGAAAGAAGAATCCATCTTAATCTGGAGAATTTTTCTCCTTACCTTATAGATGCCCTTCTTGCTACTGAAGACAGAAGATTTTTCCATCATTCCGGGATTTCACCAAAAGGGATAGCAAGAGCTTTTGTAAAAAACATTACAACAAGATCTTTTACCCAGGGTGCCAGCACTTTAACCCAGCAGCTTGCCAAAACATTATTTTTGTCTCCTGAAAAAAAAATAAAAAGAAAACTTATAGAAATCATTCTTTCTTATCAAATTGAAAGAAAATATACAAAAAATGAAATTCTTGCTCTTTATTTAAATCAGGTTTATTTCGGCAGCGGTGCTTACGGAGCAGAATCTGCTGCACTGACATATTTTAATAAATCAGCCAATGATTTAAATATTGCTGAAGCTGCTCTTATTGCAGGACTGCCCAAGGCCCCAAGTTATCTTTCTCCTTTAGTAAATCCTGATGAAACATTAAAAAGAAGAAATCAGGTGTTGAAAAATATGCTGGCTGAAAATAAAATTTCCCGCCAGGAATATGATGAATCCATTGTCTCAGAAATTGTGCTTGAAACAAAAAGCATTTCAACTAAACAATATGCCTGGTTTACTTCTGTTGTAAGAAGCAAGCTTGAAGAAGAGCTGGGATACGAACTGCTTTACAAATCAGGGCTTGAAATTCACACTTCACTTAATTCAAAAATTCAAAATGCAGTTCAAAAGTCCATTGAAAAAAACATGCCTTTGATTGAAAAAAGAATGAAGGCAAAAAACATAAATTCACAACCTGAATGTGCAGTAATTGCCATAGATATAAGTACAGGAAAAATCCTTGCTCTTTCAGGGGGCAAAGACTATTCAACCTCAAAATTCAACCGGGCCCTCTATGCAAAACGACAACCCGGTTCAGCCTTCAAACCCTTTATTTATGCTCAGGCAATTAAAGAAGGCTACCAACAAAACACTAGCCTAAGAGATGTTCCCACTGTGTTTAATCTTTATGGAAATAAGGACTGGAAACCAAACAATTTCTCCAAAACTTTTTCCGGAGAAACAACCATTAGAAAGGCACTTACTCTTTCAAAAAACATACCGGTTGTCAGGCTTCTTGATACTTTAAAGCCTGAAAACTTTGTATCTTTTGCAAAAGAATTTGGATTTACAACAAAACTTAGCCCGACCCTTTCCCTGGCTCTTGGAAGTTATGAAACAACCCTTGTTGAACTTACCTCTGCTTATTCAGTTTTTCCAGCCAGAGGATACTATAAAAAGCCTTGGTATATTGATTCAATAGCCAAAGGAGAAGAAATTCTATATTCCAAAAATCAAGAAATTGCAAAAAGAGTTTGCTCTGAAAGAGAAGCTGCTGTAATGGTAAACCTTCTTCAGGCAGTGATTGAAGAAGGAACAGGAAGACGAGCCCAAATTAAAGGATATCCTCTTGGAGGAAAAACAGGAACAACTGACAATTACAAAGACGCTCTTTTTATTGGATTTTCCCCGTCTATTGCACTTGGGGTCTGGGTAGGCTGCGATGATAACAGCTCACTTGGCCATTTGGAAACAGGGGCAAGAACTGCTTTGCCTATATGGAAGGATGTAATGAAATATATTGCAGACAGCAGAAAATACCCTGAATATTTTCCAATTCCTGATAATATAGAATACAAAAAATTTGATCCGGATTCAGGTGAGATAATTGATTCAAAAGACAAAAAAGGGGTGATAGGAATCTTTATCCCTGAATAA
- a CDS encoding HEAT repeat domain-containing protein gives MSVKPEEFIDELKFCIKENDLVKAKALIQFFPGLDEKNQTKTLLEISRAPDEISYPCLVHIIKFEIKEPSIKKRLYSLLIDKFFNHGELIVKYLKDPKVDNKIILIRIAGELQISDAVPALNDILVNETNVPTLTAAIRALASIGSTSTIRKIADFLYFGHTGLKTEAVNALSKLGGPSAINLLGEAITGETEADLLIVDKLAEVQDHYALSKLIQLLNSHSTSIRNRAIDNLVNIGEKAVPMVIENLKCEDDDSTILTLNVLGSIGDKSAIQAISKLLFKHPENPNIRFAAYEALEKLPSDKAAISLAKGLQDLEKQVRMSAARAIDKNLSPILVAGIKNMVSSMDAESKEIVATIIDSGADRIFEQLIKEKNFANLSIIHLSKNAHPDTREHFTNLLAALDQDEVVEKIMASTDFKDTKKLLTVFAVDDSKMMLRIYKQKLHQMGLLPVLFEFPSKAIEAMENEKPDLLITDLNMPEINGLELTKKAREFYRPEELPIIMVTTQSDFIGQTTKNRLDSKKIKESGINIVINKPFRDEDLKDALDKLLKK, from the coding sequence ATGTCAGTTAAACCCGAAGAATTTATTGATGAACTTAAATTTTGCATAAAAGAAAATGACCTGGTAAAGGCAAAAGCCCTTATTCAGTTTTTTCCAGGACTTGATGAAAAAAACCAAACAAAGACTCTTTTAGAAATCAGCAGGGCTCCAGATGAAATTTCATATCCCTGCCTTGTTCATATAATCAAATTTGAAATTAAAGAGCCTTCAATAAAAAAAAGGCTCTACTCACTTTTGATTGATAAATTCTTCAACCATGGTGAACTCATTGTAAAATACCTAAAAGATCCAAAAGTTGATAACAAAATAATTTTAATCAGGATTGCCGGTGAACTCCAAATTTCAGATGCTGTCCCAGCTTTAAATGATATCCTGGTAAACGAAACAAATGTACCAACTCTAACTGCAGCTATAAGAGCACTTGCATCTATTGGCTCAACTTCAACCATACGTAAAATTGCTGACTTTCTTTATTTCGGACACACTGGTCTTAAGACAGAAGCAGTAAATGCTCTATCCAAGCTTGGCGGACCTTCGGCCATCAATCTTCTTGGAGAAGCTATAACTGGTGAAACCGAGGCAGATCTTCTCATTGTAGACAAGCTGGCAGAAGTTCAGGATCATTATGCTCTATCAAAGCTTATTCAGCTTTTAAACTCCCATTCAACCTCAATAAGAAACAGAGCTATTGATAATCTTGTGAACATTGGAGAAAAAGCTGTTCCCATGGTAATTGAAAATCTAAAATGCGAAGATGATGATTCAACAATCTTAACCCTTAATGTGCTTGGAAGCATTGGCGACAAAAGTGCAATTCAGGCAATTTCAAAACTCCTTTTCAAACATCCTGAAAATCCTAATATAAGATTTGCAGCCTATGAAGCCCTGGAAAAACTTCCTTCAGACAAAGCTGCCATAAGTCTTGCTAAAGGACTTCAAGATCTTGAAAAGCAAGTGAGAATGTCAGCGGCAAGAGCAATAGATAAAAACCTTTCACCAATTCTTGTTGCAGGAATAAAAAACATGGTTTCCTCTATGGATGCTGAATCAAAAGAAATAGTTGCAACCATAATTGACTCAGGTGCCGATAGAATTTTTGAGCAGCTTATAAAAGAAAAAAACTTTGCCAATCTTTCAATAATTCATCTGTCAAAAAATGCCCATCCTGATACAAGAGAACACTTTACAAACCTTCTTGCAGCTCTTGATCAAGATGAAGTTGTTGAAAAAATAATGGCATCAACTGATTTCAAAGACACCAAAAAACTTCTTACTGTTTTTGCTGTTGATGACTCAAAAATGATGCTTCGTATCTACAAACAAAAGCTCCATCAAATGGGACTTCTCCCTGTTCTTTTCGAATTTCCTTCAAAAGCAATTGAAGCCATGGAAAATGAAAAGCCCGATCTTTTGATCACAGACCTTAACATGCCTGAAATAAACGGGCTTGAACTTACCAAAAAAGCAAGAGAATTTTATCGCCCTGAAGAGCTTCCAATTATTATGGTAACTACCCAAAGTGATTTTATTGGTCAAACAACTAAAAACAGACTGGATTCCAAAAAGATAAAAGAATCAGGAATAAATATAGTGATAAACAAACCCTTCAGAGATGAAGATTTAAAAGATGCTTTGGACAAGCTGCTTAAAAAATAA
- a CDS encoding protein-glutamate O-methyltransferase CheR, whose product MVKITPVEFSLFAKYILSISGISLDPGKEYLIETRLRPILKKHSLNSFKELYDSALSDPGKKLEKEIIDAISTNETYFFRDKNPFELLKFKVLPDLIDKRSAGKIGRPVNIRIWSAASSTGQEIYSVAMIMHELGIANSKQYNIRLLGTDISNAAIAKASYGLYNKFEIARGLTPERLRKFFTKKGDNWKIRDEIRSMVSFQKVNLLKPLNITGKFDIVFCRNVAIYFNPPDRAKLYHTIGNSLEKDGYLLIGSTESLNNDTQMFKPQRYLNSTFYQFKDD is encoded by the coding sequence ATGGTAAAAATAACTCCGGTTGAGTTTTCTCTTTTTGCAAAATACATTCTCTCAATTTCGGGAATTTCACTTGACCCAGGAAAAGAATATCTCATTGAAACCAGGCTAAGGCCAATTTTAAAAAAACACAGCCTAAACTCTTTTAAAGAACTCTACGATTCAGCTTTAAGTGACCCCGGGAAAAAATTAGAAAAAGAAATTATTGATGCAATATCAACTAATGAAACATATTTTTTCAGGGACAAAAATCCTTTTGAACTTTTAAAATTTAAAGTTCTTCCAGACCTTATAGATAAAAGATCTGCGGGAAAAATCGGAAGGCCTGTAAACATTAGAATCTGGAGTGCTGCAAGCTCCACAGGTCAGGAGATATACAGTGTTGCAATGATAATGCATGAGCTGGGCATTGCAAATTCAAAACAATATAATATCCGCCTTCTAGGAACAGATATATCAAATGCTGCTATAGCAAAAGCCAGCTATGGTTTATACAATAAGTTTGAAATTGCAAGAGGATTGACACCTGAAAGGCTGAGAAAGTTTTTTACAAAAAAAGGGGATAACTGGAAAATAAGAGACGAAATAAGATCCATGGTTTCTTTTCAGAAAGTTAATCTTTTAAAACCTCTTAACATCACTGGAAAATTTGATATTGTTTTTTGCAGAAATGTTGCTATTTATTTTAATCCGCCTGACAGGGCAAAGCTTTATCATACTATTGGGAATTCACTTGAAAAGGACGGCTACCTGCTTATAGGTTCTACAGAATCTTTAAACAACGACACCCAGATGTTTAAACCTCAAAGATATTTAAATTCAACTTTTTACCAATTTAAGGATGACTAG